The following are encoded together in the Roseobacter denitrificans OCh 114 genome:
- a CDS encoding TrgA family protein, whose protein sequence is MPDAARLIAALCIGALAYVVSLQIKPLMPESTAFGSFAYINAILGIVCGWTVMGKRAGRGVAAAINNGLSGALVLVIWGLLLHASYQMFDRAMDNWYNGFFAAMAAIFQFMAEYALVMVNPLVMFSLMAGGVLAGLATEYAWRMWR, encoded by the coding sequence ATGCCCGACGCCGCCAGATTGATCGCCGCCCTCTGCATCGGCGCGCTTGCCTATGTTGTATCGCTGCAGATCAAGCCGCTGATGCCGGAAAGCACGGCCTTTGGATCATTCGCCTATATCAACGCGATACTGGGTATCGTCTGCGGCTGGACAGTGATGGGCAAACGCGCTGGCCGGGGTGTGGCAGCAGCGATCAACAACGGCTTGAGCGGCGCGTTGGTGCTGGTCATCTGGGGCCTGCTGCTGCACGCCAGTTATCAGATGTTCGACCGCGCGATGGACAATTGGTACAACGGTTTCTTCGCGGCGATGGCAGCGATCTTCCAGTTCATGGCGGAATACGCGCTGGTGATGGTGAACCCGCTGGTGATGTTCTCCCTGATGGCGGGCGGGGTTCTGGCGGGGCTTGCAACGGAATACGCTTGGCGCATGTGGCGATAG
- a CDS encoding NUDIX domain-containing protein encodes MRPLFLFGTLQYRPLLDAVLGRNNDVAMAAAVLPGFAVQAVAEGPFPTITAQDGARAEGMVISGLTSEDHARLAFYEAIFGYGLAPVTLEDGVLAEAYFPQPDMWTLQGAWSLDAWVSAWGELSLRAAREVMQYRHSKRPDEVAGMFPMIRARAWSQMNAKQSRHGALTLMGDVAVDAVRRPYAHYFALEEYDLRHQRFDGTMTPQVERAVFRAPDAALVLPYDPVRDCVMLVEQMRMGPLARGDRALWQLEPIAGRLDPGEAPEAAARREAVEEAGLEMGDLIAVAETYCSPGNSSEFYYVYVGLADLPERAAGLGGEEAEDEDIRSHILPFEQLMTMCDDLLVANAPLVMAAYWLARHRERIRAA; translated from the coding sequence ATGAGACCACTTTTCCTGTTCGGAACACTGCAATATCGACCGCTGCTGGATGCAGTATTGGGGCGCAACAATGATGTGGCGATGGCTGCTGCAGTGCTGCCGGGGTTTGCAGTGCAGGCCGTGGCTGAGGGCCCTTTCCCGACGATCACGGCGCAAGATGGTGCGCGGGCCGAGGGGATGGTGATCAGCGGTCTGACCTCAGAAGATCACGCGCGGCTTGCGTTTTATGAAGCGATATTCGGCTATGGGCTTGCGCCCGTCACCCTTGAAGACGGCGTTCTGGCCGAGGCATATTTCCCCCAGCCGGATATGTGGACTCTCCAAGGTGCGTGGTCGCTCGATGCCTGGGTCAGTGCGTGGGGCGAACTCAGCCTGCGTGCCGCCCGCGAAGTGATGCAGTACCGGCACTCGAAGCGGCCTGATGAGGTTGCTGGCATGTTCCCGATGATCCGCGCGCGGGCGTGGTCACAGATGAATGCCAAGCAGTCTCGGCACGGTGCCTTGACGCTGATGGGGGATGTGGCGGTTGACGCGGTGCGGCGGCCTTATGCGCATTACTTTGCGCTTGAGGAATATGACCTCAGGCACCAACGCTTTGACGGAACCATGACGCCGCAGGTGGAACGCGCGGTGTTTCGTGCGCCCGATGCCGCATTGGTGCTGCCTTATGATCCCGTCCGGGATTGCGTGATGCTGGTGGAACAGATGCGCATGGGCCCCCTTGCGCGGGGGGATCGGGCGCTGTGGCAACTTGAACCCATTGCGGGCCGTCTGGACCCCGGTGAGGCCCCCGAGGCGGCGGCAAGGCGCGAAGCGGTGGAAGAGGCCGGTCTTGAGATGGGCGACTTGATTGCCGTGGCGGAAACCTATTGCTCGCCGGGCAATTCATCGGAGTTTTACTATGTATACGTGGGGCTTGCCGATCTGCCGGAGCGTGCGGCCGGTCTGGGTGGGGAAGAGGCGGAGGATGAAGACATCCGCTCGCATATCCTGCCGTTTGAGCAGTTGATGACGATGTGTGATGACCTGTTGGTGGCAAATGCGCCTTTGGTCATGGCCGCCTATTGGCTGGCCCGCCACCGCGAACGGATACGGGCGGCGTGA
- a CDS encoding cysteine synthase A gives MRVARDLEQAIGNTPLIRLKAASEATGCDILGKAEFMNPGQSVKDRAALFIIKDAIAKGTLKPGGTIVEGTAGNTGIGLALVGASMGFKTVIVIPETQSQEKKDMLRLAGAELVQVPAAPYRNPNNFVRYSERLAQELARTTNEGVIWANQFDNTANRQAHIEGTGPEIWEQTGGKVDGFICAVGSGGTLAGVSEALKPKGVKIGLVDPDGASLYNYYTRGVLEMSEGSSINEGIGQIRITRNLEGFTPDLSYNVHDAEALPIVFDLLEHEGLCLGGSSGINIAGAVRMARDMGPGHRIVTILCDYGTRYQSKLFNPEFLASKGLPVPAWLDRAPASIPGVFEDV, from the coding sequence ATGCGTGTCGCGCGCGATCTTGAGCAGGCAATCGGAAACACCCCGCTGATCCGGCTGAAAGCCGCAAGTGAGGCAACAGGGTGTGACATCCTCGGCAAGGCCGAATTCATGAACCCGGGGCAATCGGTCAAGGACCGCGCCGCGCTGTTCATCATCAAGGATGCCATCGCTAAGGGGACGCTCAAACCCGGCGGCACAATTGTCGAAGGGACCGCGGGCAATACCGGCATCGGTCTTGCGCTTGTGGGGGCGTCGATGGGCTTCAAGACCGTGATCGTCATTCCCGAAACGCAAAGTCAGGAAAAAAAGGACATGTTGCGGCTGGCCGGTGCGGAACTGGTGCAGGTGCCCGCAGCCCCTTATCGCAACCCCAACAACTTTGTGCGGTACTCGGAGCGTCTAGCGCAGGAACTGGCGCGCACGACAAACGAAGGGGTGATCTGGGCCAACCAGTTTGACAATACCGCCAACAGGCAGGCGCATATCGAAGGGACGGGGCCGGAAATCTGGGAACAGACAGGCGGCAAGGTCGATGGTTTCATCTGCGCCGTGGGCTCAGGGGGAACGCTTGCGGGCGTGTCCGAAGCGCTCAAGCCCAAAGGGGTCAAGATCGGTCTGGTCGATCCGGACGGCGCGTCGCTGTACAATTACTACACGCGCGGTGTGCTGGAGATGAGTGAAGGGTCCTCGATCAACGAAGGTATCGGGCAAATCCGGATCACGAGGAACCTTGAAGGCTTCACGCCTGACTTAAGCTATAATGTGCATGATGCAGAGGCTTTGCCCATCGTTTTTGACCTGCTCGAACACGAGGGCCTGTGCCTTGGCGGCTCCTCCGGCATCAATATCGCGGGGGCCGTGCGCATGGCGCGCGACATGGGGCCGGGGCATAGGATTGTGACCATCCTGTGTGATTACGGAACGCGCTATCAATCCAAGCTGTTCAACCCGGAGTTTCTGGCGAGCAAGGGTCTGCCTGTCCCGGCGTGGCTGGACCGCGCGCCGGCCAGCATTCCGGGCGTGTTTGAAGACGTATGA